From a region of the Acidobacteriota bacterium genome:
- a CDS encoding glycosyltransferase family 2 protein, producing the protein MKLSVLIPVYNEAATIAAVLEQVTRVDLGGAVREVIVVDDGSTDDTAERVQAFIAAAPAGSEIRFVHKANGGKGSAIREGLRHAGGDFVLVQDADLEYDPRDHVRLLQAAVSRGAPVVYGSRNQSGRNPRSSLAFYWGGRLLSAWANVLFGSRLTDYATCYKLLDRRLMEELQLACDGFEFCAEVTAKVLRRGMSIVEIPISYHPRSFAEGKKIRARDGMIAAWTFLRLRFSRSAASPPCA; encoded by the coding sequence ATGAAGCTATCTGTGCTGATTCCGGTTTACAACGAAGCCGCCACCATCGCAGCCGTTCTGGAGCAGGTGACCCGGGTGGACCTTGGGGGTGCCGTGCGGGAAGTCATCGTTGTGGATGACGGCTCCACCGATGACACCGCGGAGCGGGTGCAGGCGTTCATCGCCGCGGCTCCGGCCGGAAGCGAAATTCGCTTTGTTCACAAGGCCAATGGCGGCAAGGGATCGGCCATTCGTGAGGGTCTCCGCCACGCCGGTGGTGACTTTGTTCTGGTCCAGGATGCAGACCTGGAATATGATCCGCGGGATCACGTCCGGCTGCTTCAGGCTGCGGTCTCCCGCGGTGCCCCAGTTGTGTACGGATCGCGCAATCAGAGCGGGCGGAACCCGCGTTCCAGCCTGGCCTTTTACTGGGGCGGCCGGCTGCTGTCGGCGTGGGCCAACGTGCTGTTCGGATCGCGCCTCACCGACTATGCAACCTGCTACAAACTGCTGGACCGCCGTCTGATGGAAGAGCTGCAACTGGCGTGTGATGGTTTTGAATTCTGCGCCGAGGTCACAGCCAAAGTGCTGCGCCGGGGTATGTCTATCGTGGAGATCCCCATCAGTTACCATCCCCGCAGCTTCGCCGAAGGAAAGAAAATCCGGGCGCGGGACGGGATGATCGCCGCCTGGACCTTCCTGCGTCTGCGCTTTTCGCGTTCCGCAGCGTCCCCCCCGTGCGCCTGA
- the hcp gene encoding hydroxylamine reductase, translated as MHMYCYQCQETGEKTGCRYHGACGKTDETANLQDLLIHVLKGIAVCAEAAPSGRPVDRDAGLCIARSLYATITNTNFDPDRFVTMIREGLQIRNRLRDRHRPSLPPSLHDMVTWDETDVWRLRQKSMTVDIRNTPSEDVRSLRELTTYALKGISAYVVHAAVNDFYDDTLLGAVIRLLAAIAREEDESALGDLAIEAGRVMIDAMALLDRANTAVYGQPEAVPVPLGTRTRPGILVTGHDLKDLVELLEQTAGTGLDVYTHSEMWAAHYYPALRRHAHLVGNYGNAWWMQDFEFASFNGPILVTSNCIVPVQDAYRHRIFTTGAAGYPGIPHIPDAPAGQAKDFGALIRLAHRCPPPQPIEQGRVVGGFTHGFVSAHLDRVLNAVRTGKIRRFVVMGGCDGRDPRRQYFTDLARLLPPEVVILTAGCAKYRYIKLPLGDIAGLPRVLDAGQCNDCYSLVRIALALQAALGIDDVNDLPIDFELAWYDQKAIGIILSLLKLGFRKVRMGPTLPLFLQTGAGRRFMDRYGLGCTC; from the coding sequence ATGCACATGTATTGTTACCAATGCCAGGAGACCGGTGAAAAAACCGGCTGCCGCTACCACGGCGCCTGCGGCAAAACGGACGAAACCGCCAATCTTCAGGATCTGCTGATCCATGTCCTGAAGGGGATTGCGGTGTGCGCCGAGGCGGCACCCTCCGGGCGGCCCGTGGACCGCGACGCGGGGCTCTGCATCGCCCGGTCGCTCTACGCCACCATCACGAACACGAACTTTGATCCGGACCGCTTTGTGACCATGATCCGCGAAGGGCTGCAGATCCGGAACCGCCTGCGCGACCGGCACCGGCCGTCACTCCCGCCCTCCCTGCATGACATGGTCACCTGGGACGAAACCGACGTCTGGCGGCTGCGCCAGAAATCCATGACGGTGGACATCCGCAACACCCCCAGCGAGGACGTCCGCTCGCTCCGGGAGCTGACCACGTACGCTTTAAAGGGCATTTCGGCGTACGTGGTCCACGCCGCGGTCAACGACTTCTACGACGATACGCTGCTCGGCGCCGTGATCCGGCTGCTGGCGGCTATCGCCCGGGAGGAGGACGAGTCGGCACTCGGTGATCTGGCCATCGAGGCGGGCCGGGTCATGATCGACGCCATGGCGCTGCTGGACCGCGCCAACACCGCCGTTTACGGGCAGCCGGAGGCGGTGCCGGTTCCGCTGGGCACGCGCACCCGCCCGGGTATCCTGGTGACCGGTCACGATCTCAAGGACCTGGTGGAGCTCCTGGAGCAGACCGCGGGCACCGGCCTTGACGTGTACACGCATTCCGAGATGTGGGCGGCCCACTACTACCCCGCCCTGCGCCGGCATGCTCACTTGGTCGGCAACTATGGCAACGCATGGTGGATGCAGGATTTCGAATTCGCCAGTTTCAACGGCCCCATTCTGGTCACGTCCAACTGCATCGTGCCGGTCCAGGACGCCTATCGGCATCGGATCTTCACCACTGGCGCGGCCGGATATCCCGGGATTCCCCACATTCCGGACGCGCCGGCCGGTCAGGCCAAGGATTTCGGCGCCCTGATCCGGTTGGCGCACAGATGTCCTCCGCCCCAGCCCATCGAACAGGGCCGTGTTGTCGGCGGATTCACCCACGGATTCGTCTCCGCGCATTTGGATCGCGTTCTGAACGCGGTCCGCACGGGGAAGATTCGCCGGTTCGTGGTGATGGGCGGCTGCGACGGCCGCGATCCTCGGCGGCAGTACTTCACCGACCTGGCCCGGTTACTGCCGCCCGAGGTGGTCATCCTCACGGCCGGGTGCGCCAAGTACCGCTACATCAAGCTGCCGCTGGGCGACATCGCCGGTTTGCCCCGGGTGCTGGATGCCGGCCAGTGCAATGACTGTTATTCGCTGGTGCGGATCGCTCTGGCGCTTCAGGCAGCTCTGGGCATCGACGACGTCAATGACCTGCCCATAGACTTCGAGCTGGCTTGGTACGACCAGAAGGCGATCGGCATCATACTGTCGCTGCTGAAACTGGGCTTCCGCAAGGTGCGCATGGGGCCCACCCTGCCCCTCTTCCTGCAGACAGGGGCTGGTCGGCGCTTCATGGACCGGTACGGACTGGGCTGCACCTGCTGA